tatgtatgtatgtatgtatgtatgtatgtatgtatgtatgtatgtatgtatgtatgtatgaatgTATGTATAAATGAATGTATGATTGAATGTTTGAATGTATCTATGAATGTATGTATGAATGAATGTATGATTGAATGTTTGAATGTATCTATGAATGtatgtatgaatgtatgaatgtatgaaTGCATTGGCGGATCCACGTTAAGGAAGGTGGAGGCACCTGCCACCACTAATAtctaaattaacaaaaaattagtactaaacaaattaagtgGCATGGCCAAATGGTTTCATATCCTTCAAATTTTCGCTAGAAACCCATGTTCGATTCATCCCTATAACATTTTGCCCCCACCAACTTTTTTTGCTGGGTCCGCCCCTGTAtgaatgtatgtatgtatgtgtatatgtatgtatctATGTAtgcaaaaatgaatatatgcATGTGTACATGAGTGGGCGCATACATGCAATGGTTGGGATATCACGCTGTCAAGGGAAAGACAACATTGTCAATGTAATTGGTCTATACCTGTTTTACTCACCACATAACTTCTTTTAATTCACAAAGTTTGTTGGCTATGAGATCGGCTCCtgcataaaaatgaaagagatgaTAACTTCAAGTTATAAGAGAAGAAACGAAATACTTGTATATATAGgtaatatcaaaaaaataaagttactGGAAACTATAATAGCTAAACCGAAAGATTATTGCAGAAAAGATTGGAGTAACATACTAGGGAAAGGAGTCAACCTAAGAAACGATATACGTTAATTATGTCCGAAGTTGCAGTATACCTGAAATAAGCAAAACGATGTCTGAGAGATAAGCGACATAATGTGTTTCTGATTTAAGAacacaagagaaacaaagaccCCAATAAGTTCTTATCGAATTACCATTCaaaagatttgatatttttccaCAAGTCTGTTTCTTGATCCAATTTTTGGCTTTTCTCTAGAACTACATCTCTTATGTTTCATCTCTTAGCTACGAATTGCAGTGCTTTAAGtgcaaaatctaaaacaatatACACGTGAAATAATGTACCATCAGTGCAAATATATACAAGATGACCTACCAAGTCGTTCGTACGATTAAAAAGTTGTCCTATGCATAATGAAAAATCATGGgatcaagaaaatgaaaacttacAGGTGGAAATTCGTGGATGGTTGATTGTCTTATAATACTCGAAGATGAGTTCTTCTAGAATCTTCTGGCAATGCTTCTAGCTTGTATAAAATGTTTGATACAGAGTGTACAGGATAATAACCCTTCTACAAACATAGTTCCATTGATCTGAATGTATATTCATTCACgataagttaagaaaattatatattatatgatttggtATAGTAACTGTAAATTACATTAAAATGACAACTTACAAGTGGGAGTTCGTGGTTGGCGGATCGTCTTATTTTACACCAAGATGAAGTTCTTCCAGAAACTTTCTGGCACTGCTCATAGGTTCTAGAAATTGAATGATCAGAAAATGCAGTATTCAGTCGTTTAACCTTCTGCCAGAAAATTCATGACCCTCTTGGCTCAGAAGCTGGTTGCAAGATTACGCCAATATCTCAAACCCTGAATAACTGAAACCACcaagtaaaatatttagatacaAACCAGAATACCTTGTTTAAAtcttggtatatatataagccCTAAAAGCTAATTAATGAAGAATTATAATAGATTTCGATCCTTGTATTTCCAGTAATGTTCTTCCTTTATTAGTTTACAGAGAAACTACTAGCTTTGTTGTTCCTGGCATCCAAATCTACATTAGATATTTCCTTCACGGATGATTAGAAGTCCTTCCACATCATCTAACTCAATTGCAAACCTCAGTTTTTCAAAGTGCTAACGTACgttgttttgtattataacaTTAAGTCAGCGCTTAATCATCGACTCATTCACTTCAAGAAGACTCTGGTTTTGATATACTTGGATCTGTCATATGTaccaaaaatatgaatagataGATCCAAACGAAGATAATGCCAAAATGTGTATACTATATAACAATCAACCTCAAAGCGATGCCTTAGATTTCTTAGATTTAAAAATTGAGGAAGGCTTGTTATGGCCATGCGACACTGCATTCATATATTTCCCATCGTTGTCCTCGCCCCCATCCAAAATACTTTCCACCTATATCAATaatgaaaatcataaataaagaACATCAGGGCTTAAGCACTCAAATACTTCTATGAGAGCATTTGTCAACTGAGTTGGAAAGGTACTTTTAATGAAATATCATTTGAATGTTGCGATCTCCTTATGTTAGAACCAGCTACATATATTTTCTCCTTACGTTCCTTGATCTGAGATGAACCGAGAGAAGATGTGAGTTAACACAAATACTGAAATCTAGCCAACTTTGAACATTGTAAGCAAACCTTTCGTATTTTTCAGGAGTTTCATCTTTTCCTCAGGCTTCACAACCCAAATTTGGTTATAAGCATCTCCAACCTGACTCTGAAAGAAGGACAAGaatctcaatatatatatatatatatatatatatatatatatatatatatatgtttacaaCTAGTATGTATGTTTGGGGAAACGCAAGAAAGTTAATGTACTAGCAGGAATTCAACATTTGTATGTTTGAGAGAAGGTAAAGTTGCAGAAATTCAACATTTATATTTCAACGCACCAAAGATTGGGCATATTGCGTTTATAAAACAGTTATTAGAAGCAAACCTTTGCTTTGAAAAGGTTATTCCATTTCCTTGTAGCAATTTCAGTAAGACTTCGTCTTTAGCTGCTCTATAGACCCTTAGTTGCATATAAGCCCATCCGACGTTCCGCCGTAACACCACATTTATTCAAATCCATTAGTTCATTGATCATGAGACTTCAGAAATCTGATCAAAACTAAAGACTAGTGAGATTACTCTTACCAAGATCCTAGTGGTTTCTTCTCGACCGTGACCTGAAATTTCTTGCCATGAGATCTCACAGTATTTGTTGTGTCTGGCATCAAAATTTACATCAGATATATCCTTCACGAATGATTAAAATTCCTTCCACATCGAAATCTTGTTGAAAGAGGTTCATCATCTAACTCATTTGCAAACCTCACTTGTTCAAAGAGCTGATCTTGTTTTGTGTCAAAGTGGTCCATCGTCTCACTCATCCACTTTAAGAAGACTCTGGTTCTGAATATACTTGAATCTGTAATATGGTACCAAAACATTGATCAAATAGATAGATCCAAACGCATAGCAAGCCAAGATTATgccaaaatttatatataacaacCAACCTTAAAACGATGCattagattttgaaaaagaggAACCCTTGCTATGGCCATGCAACTCCACATCCATATAGTATCCATCATTGCCCTCGTCCTCGTCCTTATCCAAAATATCTTCTACCTACTAGTCCTggaaacataaacaaagaacATCAGTACTTGAGCACTCAGAACTTCTATGAGAGAATTTGTCAATTGAGTTGGAAAAGTACTTTAATGAAGTTTCTTTTGAATGTTCCGATCTACTTATGTTAGAGCCAgttgcatttttattttctccttaCCTTTCTTGGTCTGAGATAAATCAAGAGAGATGTAAGCTAACAAATATACCAAAATCTAGACAACTTTGAACATTGTAAGCAAAGCTAACAAAATATGCCTTACCTTTCTTGGCCTCAAATATAATTCCAACCTGACtctgaaaaaaggaaaaaatattaatatatatatacacaactAGTATGTATGTTTGCATAAACGCAATAAAGTTAATGTACTAGGAGGAGCTCAACATTTGCATGTTAAGAGAAGATAAACTCGCGAAAATATGAAGTTTAAATTTGAGGCACCAAAGATGCATCTTGAGCATACTGCGTTTACAAAACAGGTATTAGAAGCAAACCTTTGCtttgaaaagttttttcttcattcctTCTAGCCACTTCAGTAAGACTTCGACAATGCACTTTATGTTTGGCAACTTTTTACAAGCCTTGTTTGCATCTGGCTCTATCACTTGAGTTTCCGATACACGGCTTCAGCTGTTGTAACATCACATTCAAATCCATCAGTTAATTGATCAAGAGAATtcataaatcaaatcaaaactaaagacTAGTGAGATTAGTCTTACCAATATCCTAGAGGTTTCCTTCTCGACCGTGACCTGAAATTTCGGCCATGAGATCTCGCAATCTTTGCTGGTTTTCCATTGaatgcttcttcttgataTATCATCCAAAGTTTAGCTTTAAGAGCTCAACTTGCTCTTTAGTTCTTCCACCTTTTTGCTCAAAATTTCAATCCAATTTTGTCAATTCTACAATCTAATAACAATAACTgagagaaacaagagaatGGTATCGGTTAGAGTTTATTTACCTTATAGAGATCGATGAGTACATTTTCTAATGATTCTTGAGCTTGTCTCAGCCATACCttcaacaaacataaaatttgcCTGTTATCAAAAAAGATTGTTGtagttttcagaaaaaaaacaaaaaagaagttcATTGAGTCTTAAGAGTTAGACAACTTACAAGTGACAGTTCATTGTTGGCGGAATGTATTGTTTAACTCTAAGATGAAGTTTTTCCAGAAACTTCTAGCACTGCTTAAAGGTTCTATAAATTGAATGAtaagaaataatcaaataaacttTATCTAGCTTAGTTTATTTGGTCTGACAAGTTAAGACAGTTATAACTTAGCTGATTGGTTGCTCTGAAGGACTTTGAATAGTCCTAGAACGATCTAAAGCAAagcaaatatttaataaacagAGACAGTTCATGAGCAAATAAGAAAGCAAGTTAAGGATAGAAAAtgaggaaaacaaattaagcAAATCAAGTAGTTAAGGAAAAGAAAGTATGTAAGAAATTAAGCACGTAAGCAAGGAATCAAGTTAACCATGTAAGCAAGAAATCAAGTACACAGTGAAGCAAGAAGCTAATGAGGaagcaaggaaaaaaaaactaagtaAACAAGGAATCAAAGGAAGTAAACGACAAACCACTGAACCTGGTAATTAAACAAGGaatgaagaaagcaaagaatCAGACCAAGAATTAAGGAAGGAAGCAAGCTCACAAGGACTGAAGGAAGTAAGCAACATACCTCTGAAGTTGGTAACAGAACAAGTAATGAAGAAGTAAAATGAGTAAAGCAAACTtggattgacaaaaaaaaaaaaaagtaagcgAAGAATCAGGCAAAGAATTAAGGAATCAAGTAAGTAAACAACGACtcaaagaagcagagaagaaattATAGATGTGTAAAAGTACGAAAGTATACATATTATACATAAGCGTagatgtatgtatgtatgtttgCAATGTAAATTATGTATGCATTTATGTATGTAAGTATGCAGgcatgtatgtatgtatgtatgtatgtatgtatgtatgtatgtatgtatgtatgtatgtatgtatgtatgtatgtatgtatgtataaatGACTGCATGTATGCATGTATGTGTGTATGAATGAATGCATGTATGTGTGTATGAATGAAtgcatgtatgtatgtgtatgCATTTGGTTGAATGATTGCGAACAACCCATAAGAATTCTGTGGCTCTCCAATTTGTTGTTGCAGAAGAAAAGTGACACAACATCAAACTCTTTGCAAAGGAGATAGAGTCGCCAATTGCTCCCTACACcaaaatttgagaaaagaaagcaCAAGATATCAGAGATCAAAATAAATGAGTATGTCAACACTAAAGATGCTTTCACTTATCTGAATTACGACCTAGACGAATCTTATGAAGAGAACACAAATAATGTACAAGTGTCTTCTAAAGTTTTATCACCATTTGGAAAACTATTAGCAAGTTTCAGTATAACTATGCATatgaatcaaaacaacaaacctTTAAAATTTCGAATGGCAAtgacataagaaaacaatatgaTTTTCCACAACCAAAATGATTTCTAAAAGCTTCTATCAACCAAAGACACAACAAATTAGATCAAAAATGATCGGATGAGATCgcgaaaattcaaaatcaaacttattGGGTTCGCAGAGAAAAACGAACACAAGAAATTTGAGACGGTGGaattaaatcataataaattcGATTGAAAACCACAAACCTCCGTCACCGCCTCCGTAATCCACCTCACGGCGGCCACCCACCACCACCACGGTCTCATCCACTGTCGCTTCCTTTAAAGAGTCCTGTTCTCGTCACAAATCATAATCCTCTTGATCCCCCAGTTTCGCGATCGCTAGACGCTAGTGATCTGTCAAAcccaaatcaaacaaatcagGAGTTAGAAGGTATTGAAAGCAATGAAATGACAAAATCATTTGATTTCtaataaaatcaagaagatTAACGTAACGATAAGACAAATTAAGTAACAAGAGACATAGTAACAGCAAATCGAATCAAGTAGcagagaaacacaaatcaaaaacagacTCGTAATCATCGGAATTCACTCGACTAAAATCCAGAATTCGAGAATCTCTGACCATTAAATCGAATAACGTGAGAGAACGCAATTTCTAGATTCTAGTCGCTGGTGGCATAAGCAGGGTCGCCGGAAAAGCACCgcttctcaaaatttacaGACATTTTTTGAAATGGAGAATTTaggggttttaaaatattagagaGATCAGAGAGGAACTTGTAGATGATTGTCTTCTAACAGactatttaacaaaattcaattttggaaaaacaaaaatgccGCCCATTTCGAGAatagaattttgaattttattttttgacacGTCACCGATTGTAATGTGTGAAATGTTTAACGTTAACAGCCCAAAATTTAACccaagattttaaaattttggtttagtaaCAGCCTgaaatgtttttggttaaagctTAACCATGATGTAATTACCGTGCTCCGTGAACAATTTTGGATTGACTCGGTTTGGTTCTAATCCTATGTTGGCTATGCAGTGACTGTGAGTGGCATagtattattttctttacagAATCACAATTATAGTAAAAATACCAtggtctttttatttttaatatcaatgattacaaattattttagtatGTCAAATTTCggatgattatatatatatctgtcAATCACCTAATAATCCCAACTACATATATAATCGGGAGAAATTGTTAGGAATGCCCTTTCAAACTACTCCTTTTCAATTCtatcattttttgtaatttattttcatttatcccatcttttgattttttatggTCATTTTACtcttatttgaaaatattttaggtttaaaaaatataataatgatttttccTATCAAAATTATTCCGAAGATAATTTTTCGACCAAAAAAATCCGACaaaaattttcccgccaaacttttttttcttccaaaagatcattttccccagaaaaaataattttaatagaaaatagatttacaagagtttttaaaagatttacaggGGATTTAAAAGGATTTAATTCCTTTTCTGAACCCGAAAACGATCCATATAGTGTCCCAAAGTCATTGTGCTtttatatcttaaaaaaacaGTACTACTATTAATTGATAATACATACATAATCAAAATGCTCATTGGCGATAAGCATGATAGTGCATAGATAGATCGGTCTATAAATTATACACATTACTAACGATAGTTGTATGTATATTGGAGAGTGAGAAGAgccaaataaaacattttttcccAAAAGTTGTGCAGGAATCAAAAGAGTCAGAGCGACGACATACTGACAAACATATTTGATTGCTTACTACTAAAAAACAACTTCCCAAGTAAAGAGAATGATCAACACAAACACTAGGCTTCTCTCTACTCTCTCTTCACATTTagtctccttcttctctcgcTTTCCATTACCTCAGGCACGGATCATCTGTCGAATCACATTTTCAACAAAAGCattttgagattttcaaaGTTCTCTCATAGATATAATGTCTTGTGATATAAAAGAATATgggtgtttttttcttttttttaccattttgcAGATGTTTCTTCCTTTCAATGTCTTTGAAGCTTCCTCAGCGAAAGCTTGAGCTGCTTCTGCTTCGGCTTCTGCTGCCTCCGCTTCCTTTGCAGCTTCCTCAGCCTCTGCCATGGCAGCTTCTGCCTCTGCTACTGCCTGTGCTGCAACTGCTGCCGCCTCATGTACGTTCATACTCTTCATTCTGGCTATCTCTGTATCAATCTGTGACCTTGTCTGAAAATTCACTTCATCTATGTCTGTTTTAGGTGAAGGCAAAGAAGAAGTCCTCTGTTTTCCTCCAAACACCCCCAGACCTTTTCTCCTGTGGGAAGACAAGGGAGTGGAGTTTGGAATTCTGTACTTACGTTTAACCTGTAAAAGAGAAAGCCCAGATCAATAAACCTCGCAAGTTGCAGTGAATAATGGATATGTCTCTGTTCTACTGACATCCATGAACTAAATTGATTTGCACAAAAAGTCATACATACTAttcaaaagaccaaaaataTATGCACTCAAAAGCATTAAATGAATGTAGGAATTCTTACCTTCACAAGTTTCCCGCAAGATGTCAAGTACTTTAGCTTGGTAGACAACAAGCGTTTGAAGTCTGGTGGAGCATGATATTGATcctacacaaaaaaaaaaaaggaacacgGGTACAGTCAGTCCTCTAAATCAGTCTTTTACAAGGAACTTAGACAAAGAATCTTCAAAGCAGTAATCGTACAAGTTGAACTCAATATTTCCCATGCTTGAATCACATAAGTAGACGAAAATATTTATGTCATTGGCGTGTTTCTGAATTAACTACAGAATCTACTCTTACGATATTCTCATAATTATATCGACTTAAGTAGATGCCACCACAATAAATCTCGTAATTACAGAAATATTTCTAGCCCTTTCAGCTTAGTTTCAGTCAGGATATTCAATGCACATTCGTCTATTCAGGAGAGGAGAAGATAAAGATGTCACCCATTGCCTTGCAATAAAACTGCCACATCCGTTGCCTATATTGATATTGAGGAATATATTCTATTGACACAACCAAAGGctatattttggttttcatcCGCAATGCTTCACAGGTTCTAGTTGACAACATATCAACCCACTGAGGATCATTCAAATTGAAATGTAACACGATGCGATTTAGCTGAGAGTAACAATTTAATAATACATATTGTctatgagaaaagaaaaaaaagatgcaagAACGAAAACAGAATACCTCAATGTAGGCAccaattgttgttttgttacaGCCACCAGGTTCTTTCAGGGTAGCTATTGCTTCCATTATAAGGCTATCCAACCTGCAACGTTTTTAAAAGTTACAATTTGTCTATAATAAAAGATTTGAGTGATACAAACATCTACGTGTAAGTGGGACTTTACAAATCCTCATCATAATTTCACAATTATAAAGCCACAGTGATAGGATTGAGCAAACGGCTCGCATGATAATAGTAAGAAGGAGGAGAAATGTACTAAGCCAGTGAAGACAACTTAAACAGAGGTGTGAAAACAAACCCATATCACATGAATGTAATCCAACACTTATCGACTTGCACAGAATAAAAAGTGACGGCAAACCATACATTTTGAGATGTAATCCAACTTCAGAAATACCAGCGAGAGAGATACAACAAAGCAACTCCTCTTCaatacaagaaacaaaatagaCACATTTCTAACCTTACATTAGGTCTCCTTGGAGGAGGATTAGAAGAAACTTGGAGTCCAGAGGTCGCATCcacattttcttcatcactttgCAAAGAATTGGTTAGGGCTAGTGAGTTCTCTTCCTGTTTAGGAAGGGAGAACGTCCTTTTAACAGCTAACCTAGACTTTTCGCGCGATCCCCAGCCATTTGCCATGACACTCATGTTTCTCCATTTGTCCTGTCCCAATACAATAAACAAACCATCTCCCAGTCAGAtaaaatcacaaacaaaatacaGTAGCATTATCAAAGCTGACAAAAAGGATAAGAAGTAATCATGACCTTAAGATCAACATTGGAACGCAGGTACAAGACTCCGCTAAATTCAGGATCTTTGAGAATTGTGCGCCATTTACCAGGTCCATGCTTTATAACTCCAGACTTTAAAGctgactcttcttcttgagtCCATTTCTGCTTAGGAGCACCCATCCCGATTTACGGTCTGCTGTGTCAAAGCAAGTCCGTTCTGCAACAATACATATCAAATGTCACGAAACCAATCAGAACTAAAGTTTCTacataaaaatgtaaactttttcTTCAGTTGTAGCTCAcaattcatcatcaaataCCACAGAAtagtaaaaccctaattccctGTTCCGAGGAAACCCTAACATAGATTATCAAACTATACCGCAGCAATAGTTCAGAAACTAAGACGCAATAGCAAACACCAACTTCACATCACTGAAAGATGCCGAAActcaaaccctagaaaaaTCCGTTCTTTCAGAATGAAGCCTAATCTCATGCTGAGAATATACACAAtcgagaaagaagaaacagatgaaTTCACCAGGAATCAGAgtttagaggaagaagaatcgaTCATTCGCAAtaccaatttttgtttaatctctGGATTCAGATTTCGAGACGCTTGGGAAGCAGAAAAAGTTAGGGTTAATGCGAATACAAGGATTCAGAGTAACGGACCTCCGTCAATTCTGATGCGGCAAACCGCTTAGACCAATTAAGCTTTAAACGCGTTTTTTCACAAACGGCCTTAAAACGCGTTTTTTACAAACGGCCTTAAAACGCGTTTTTGTTTACGCTAGTTATTATATTCTGAAGATTATaaattgtctaaatatttacaaattcaacttttaataatgataaagaaaatatcaaattccCCAAATGAAGTGTTAATATGAttgtcaagaaaatatattatcaaaactaATACGCAGTGACCCAGATCATATTTACACGAAcaatttggtttatgtttgaaagttttggtggtgattaaaaatttgatgatTAAGTGGTATTTTGaacataaaatacaaatatgtTGCTAGATATAATTCAGAAATGTGTGGTGGGGTGGTAgttgtgatattttttttcaaaaatgctattttcattttatccATAGAATTTTctctattgtttattttttctgaaaattatCTAGTTGACTGTAccactaattaaaaaaaaattgtggaCATGGTAGTTGCGATATTTTGAGAGTTTTCCAAATCTATACACTTGTTTTAAACacattaaaaagttttataatttatttatttttgaatttctccaaaatttgaaatataaagATCATTtcgtaaaaaaaagaaaagttcgTTGAACATAGTTTTagttgatttgttttactaGGTTTATTTTCTGCAGATGTTcagtaaaaagaaagaacctTCTCTAATTTCACCTagatatttatgattttataatacaaactaatttcatatttgggtttaaattaataattgtccaaataatttcaaattacagtcaaaataaaacattagcAATTAGTTCcatccaaaataaattattaaattaccaaattaacatttttagcTCATGAGcccaaaattatttatgatatgaaaTATGTACTTGATAATAATTCAAGTCAGCAACAATAATTCatcaaatttatttcaaaataaacctCCTTAAATCTTTCTGGATTTTTTAACTGATAATCCTattgttttatcttattttcatTAAGCCAACAATAAGTCATACCAATTAGTCATTAGTTATAATTCTTGATATTGGTTAAAGAGAATGTTTAAGTGGTGGATGGAGTTAGTTGTATACTTTTTTGGCATTAAGATGAGAATAATTTGCTACTTATAAAGACTTTGTAATATTAAACATCATATTCTTCACATGAATATACAAGTGGACAATTCTGGTTAAGTCACACCAGTGGTTTAATCCGGTTCATTTTTCTACGTATAGCATTAGTGTTAATTACGTGCACGAGAACACAAGacagaaagtaaaaaaagcaagaaagagTCAACAAAGTTGCCCGCCTAACGATTACTTAGCACTTTTGAATCCGTTTTAAGCAAAGCCTTAGTTTGAATTTACAGCTCTCATCACAAAGAGAGTAGCCCTTCTCGAAGCGAGTGAGATATGGCAACAAAGACCGATGATTTTGCACCATTTCCAGTTAAAGATCAGCTTCCCGGAGTCGAATTTTGTGTCTCGAGCTCTCCAAATTGGCGtatgcttttttcttttcatttagattttgttataTAGTTGTGTTCTATTAGCAGTAAAATTATGTTTAGTCTTTAGGATAATGAATTTATGTTTCACCGATAGTGATGAACTATACGATTTAGTTTAAATTAGGGTTGTATTTCTTATTAATCTACAAAACTCGTTTTTAAAGCGTTTGTgattatttaacaaaaatttcagTTGAAGCGTTTCCATTATTCATATGAGTTATTTAGTCGATCGTCACCaaattctctttgatttgtcAACAATATATGTTTGAGAAAATGATATGGTTTTATATGATTAATGGTGCAGCGGAAGGAATAGTTCTTGGGTTTCAACATTACATTGTAATGCTTGGAACTACTGTAATCATACCTTCCATACTCGTCCCTCTAATGGGTGGTGGCGACGTAAGCATTAACCCTAATCTCATCTAATAGCTCAAATTCACGAGAAGAAAACTCtttctaaattaaataaattgatgTGAAACGACGTCATTTTTCTTCAGGTGGAGAAAGCGGAAGTCATAAACACAGTATTGTTCGTGTCAGGAATAAACACGTTGTTGCAGAGTTTGTTCGGAAGTCGACTTCCTGTGGTCATGGGAGCTTCTTATGCTTACCTCATCCCTGCTCTTTACATCACTTTCTCTTATCGATTCACTTACTATCTCCATCCTCATCTCGTTAGTCACACAAtccattgtcttcttctttgaaaacatttaaagtttcaaattaGTCGAAAACAGTAAATTAATGAATGTGTTAAATGCAGAGATTTGAAGAGACTATGAGAGCTATTCAAGGAGCTCTTATCATTGCTTCAATAAGTCATATGATAATGGGTTTCTTCGGTTTGTGGAGAATCTTGGTCAGGTCcggagaaaaaaaga
This sequence is a window from Arabidopsis thaliana chromosome 1 sequence. Protein-coding genes within it:
- the TRB1 gene encoding telomere repeat binding factor 1 (telomere repeat binding factor 1 (TRB1); FUNCTIONS IN: DNA binding, protein homodimerization activity, sequence-specific DNA binding transcription factor activity, double-stranded telomeric DNA binding; INVOLVED IN: in 8 processes; LOCATED IN: nucleus, nucleosome; EXPRESSED IN: 24 plant structures; EXPRESSED DURING: 14 growth stages; CONTAINS InterPro DOMAIN/s: Winged helix-turn-helix transcription repressor DNA-binding (InterPro:IPR011991), SANT, DNA-binding (InterPro:IPR001005), Myb, DNA-binding (InterPro:IPR014778), Homeodomain-like (InterPro:IPR009057), Histone H1/H5 (InterPro:IPR005818), Homeodomain-related (InterPro:IPR012287), HTH transcriptional regulator, Myb-type, DNA-binding (InterPro:IPR017930); BEST Arabidopsis thaliana protein match is: telomere repeat binding factor 3 (TAIR:AT3G49850.1); Has 1029 Blast hits to 1009 proteins in 184 species: Archae - 7; Bacteria - 85; Metazoa - 120; Fungi - 83; Plants - 636; Viruses - 0; Other Eukaryotes - 98 (source: NCBI BLink).) yields the protein MGAPKQKWTQEEESALKSGVIKHGPGKWRTILKDPEFSGVLYLRSNVDLKDKWRNMSVMANGWGSREKSRLAVKRTFSLPKQEENSLALTNSLQSDEENVDATSGLQVSSNPPPRRPNVRLDSLIMEAIATLKEPGGCNKTTIGAYIEDQYHAPPDFKRLLSTKLKYLTSCGKLVKVKRKYRIPNSTPLSSHRRKGLGVFGGKQRTSSLPSPKTDIDEVNFQTRSQIDTEIARMKSMNVHEAAAVAAQAVAEAEAAMAEAEEAAKEAEAAEAEAEAAQAFAEEASKTLKGRNICKMMIRA